Proteins from a genomic interval of Hyalangium ruber:
- a CDS encoding MBL fold metallo-hydrolase — protein MSTSVPSPDLRLVPVEIAPETFWVGKREQGSIFYANPYLRRFRGTDPKTQKQTEFNLLIDPGSSSDFSTIHTKVTSLIGGLDRLSALFINHQDPDVGSSAAILSARYAPRAGIVCSEDTWRLIVHFNLPRNRFIATEKFAQGLNVPTGHRLVPVPSPFCHFRGAVMLYDPQTRVLFTGDLFGGLTDANAQGLWAQESDWTGIRAFHQIYMPVNAALIRAVAAIRKLEPGVEIIAPQHGRVIRGALVQQFLDRMERLQVGLDIMDEAQDRTHLQAWNSVVDRVVTLARGYLGTSVEAKLATSQELTDTAAFDGKRLKVNRMGKWTLEHVVDLLCQGEPPEISGPIIVEATSAAAEYNLPTPHLDLEGTAAPAQVSLLNN, from the coding sequence ATGAGCACTTCTGTCCCGAGTCCTGACCTCCGCCTGGTCCCCGTCGAGATTGCCCCCGAGACCTTCTGGGTCGGCAAGCGCGAGCAGGGCAGCATCTTCTACGCGAACCCCTACCTGCGGCGCTTCCGCGGCACGGATCCCAAGACGCAGAAGCAGACCGAGTTCAACCTGCTGATCGACCCCGGCTCCAGCAGCGACTTCTCCACCATCCACACCAAGGTGACGTCGCTCATCGGCGGGCTGGATCGCCTCTCGGCGCTCTTCATCAACCACCAGGATCCGGACGTCGGCTCCTCGGCGGCCATCCTCTCGGCGCGCTATGCCCCTCGGGCCGGCATCGTCTGCTCGGAGGACACGTGGCGGCTCATCGTCCACTTCAACCTGCCGCGCAACCGCTTCATCGCCACGGAGAAGTTCGCCCAGGGCTTGAACGTGCCCACCGGGCACCGCCTGGTGCCGGTGCCCTCGCCCTTCTGCCACTTCCGCGGCGCGGTGATGCTCTATGACCCGCAGACGCGCGTGCTCTTCACGGGGGACCTGTTCGGCGGCCTGACGGACGCCAATGCCCAGGGGCTGTGGGCTCAGGAGTCCGACTGGACGGGCATCCGCGCCTTCCATCAGATCTACATGCCGGTGAACGCGGCGCTGATACGCGCGGTGGCCGCCATCCGCAAGCTCGAGCCGGGCGTGGAGATCATCGCGCCCCAGCACGGGCGCGTCATTCGCGGGGCGCTGGTGCAGCAGTTCCTGGACCGCATGGAGCGACTGCAGGTCGGCCTGGACATCATGGACGAGGCCCAGGACCGCACCCACCTCCAGGCATGGAACTCGGTGGTGGACCGCGTGGTGACGCTGGCGCGCGGCTACCTGGGCACCTCCGTGGAGGCCAAGCTCGCCACCAGCCAGGAGCTCACGGACACGGCCGCCTTCGATGGCAAGCGCCTGAAGGTGAACCGGATGGGCAAGTGGACCCTGGAGCATGTGGTGGATCTGCTGTGCCAGGGCGAGCCGCCGGAGATCTCCGGTCCCATCATCGTGGAGGCCACGAGCGCCGCCGCCGAGTACAACCTGCCCACGCCGCACCTGGACCTCGAGGGCACCGCGGCCCCCGCCCAGGTGTCGCTGCTCAACAACTGA
- a CDS encoding serine/threonine-protein kinase, which translates to MRRKDEDSTGVTYLGSGEASPLPSPARTPSGTLIQGAVTPVPSGAPVVRGLVPGQLVASRYRVERWLGAGGSATVYAAMDLQKGTEVALKLLTAPGPDAALVARFRQELEHARVLDHPNILHVLDVGMDGERHFLIVELLRGMDLRRVLQSRRLTLAESLRWLTHAACALEHAHEHGVLHRDVKPGNLFVTHTGVLKLMDFGLAKSEHVAGITAQGAVFGTPEYMAPEQVMGTAVSPATDLYSLGVVAYELLTGQLPFRHTQPVPLMFLHVQQQPVPPRTLNPQVPEPFERVVLALLAKQPEARYSSAGALRSALRELWPLVLPSVPKVRPTTTGPRIEHV; encoded by the coding sequence GTGCGGCGCAAGGACGAAGACTCGACCGGAGTCACCTACCTGGGCTCGGGAGAAGCCTCTCCCCTGCCCTCCCCGGCTCGTACACCGTCTGGGACATTGATTCAGGGGGCGGTGACGCCGGTGCCCTCCGGCGCGCCCGTGGTGCGTGGGCTGGTGCCTGGGCAGCTCGTCGCCAGCCGCTACCGCGTGGAGCGGTGGCTGGGCGCCGGTGGCAGCGCGACCGTCTATGCCGCCATGGACCTCCAGAAGGGCACCGAAGTGGCGCTCAAGCTGCTGACGGCGCCGGGGCCTGACGCGGCGCTCGTGGCCCGCTTCCGACAGGAACTGGAACACGCGCGGGTGCTCGACCACCCCAACATCCTGCACGTGCTCGATGTGGGGATGGATGGGGAGCGCCACTTCCTCATCGTGGAGCTGCTGCGGGGGATGGACCTGCGGCGCGTGCTGCAGTCGCGGCGCCTCACCCTCGCCGAGTCCCTGCGCTGGCTCACCCATGCCGCGTGCGCGCTGGAGCACGCGCATGAGCACGGCGTGCTGCACCGGGACGTGAAGCCCGGCAACCTCTTCGTCACGCACACCGGGGTGCTCAAGCTGATGGACTTCGGGCTCGCCAAGAGCGAGCACGTGGCGGGCATCACGGCCCAGGGAGCGGTGTTCGGCACGCCCGAATACATGGCCCCCGAGCAGGTGATGGGGACCGCCGTCTCGCCCGCCACGGACCTGTACTCACTGGGCGTGGTGGCCTACGAGCTGCTCACCGGGCAACTGCCCTTTCGTCACACCCAGCCCGTGCCGCTGATGTTCCTGCACGTGCAGCAACAGCCCGTGCCGCCCCGCACCTTGAATCCCCAGGTGCCCGAACCCTTCGAGCGCGTCGTCCTCGCGCTGCTCGCCAAGCAGCCCGAGGCGCGCTACTCGAGTGCCGGAGCATTGCGCTCGGCACTTCGGGAACTCTGGCCGCTGGTGTTGCCAAGCGTGCCCAAGGTCCGCCCGACGACTACGGGCCCTCGGATCGAGCACGTCTGA
- a CDS encoding YqaA family protein — MFDPSTLATWGLPGLFVVAMLAGSVVPMPSEALLVAILHGGGSPVWAVMVATVGNVLGALSLYLLGLWVARGGGGRLGRWASRRMEREGPRLERARERLRRWGAPALVLSWLPVVGDAFVLAAGVVGVRAVPFLVFTTLGKGLRYAFVAVSVMTAL, encoded by the coding sequence ATGTTTGATCCCTCCACGCTCGCCACCTGGGGTCTGCCAGGGCTCTTCGTCGTCGCCATGCTGGCGGGCTCGGTGGTGCCGATGCCGTCCGAGGCGTTGCTTGTGGCCATTCTCCACGGCGGCGGGTCTCCTGTGTGGGCGGTGATGGTGGCGACGGTGGGCAACGTGCTGGGCGCGCTGTCGCTCTACCTGCTCGGCCTCTGGGTGGCGCGGGGCGGGGGAGGGCGCCTGGGTCGGTGGGCCTCGCGGCGCATGGAGCGTGAAGGGCCTCGGTTGGAGCGCGCCCGCGAGCGGCTGCGCAGGTGGGGAGCGCCCGCGCTCGTGCTCTCCTGGCTGCCCGTGGTGGGCGACGCCTTTGTGCTCGCCGCGGGGGTCGTCGGAGTTCGCGCGGTGCCCTTCCTGGTGTTCACCACGCTGGGCAAGGGCCTGCGTTACGCGTTCGTTGCGGTGTCCGTGATGACCGCACTGTGA
- a CDS encoding DUF2339 domain-containing protein: MTSQVVWRPDPSALLESGGWLCACARRGAVRPSAQPCTPALVSPHAAVRQPLARALQCPSAIRRRTRMNGTKWDVRVLAIAGVGLLALAAVFLWRDLQVPSEMLLGVVAVGAVGLAAAGVPRERPLAGPILVLTSAVLGGAWYAATKSGLLLIGLAVTLVAAAFAVWRSRRSAEEPDRVQSFLTWYGLTAAAIAASWAFYFHFLTLGFAEDDVARRLVLTLGWLVAGVALVLHGRKRGEAVIRDAGFAFVAISLGKALIYDTTHLSGTLRVVGLAGAGLLMLGGAYLSTRSTARSA; the protein is encoded by the coding sequence GTGACCTCCCAGGTTGTGTGGCGCCCGGACCCTAGCGCTCTCCTGGAGTCAGGGGGATGGCTGTGTGCATGCGCGCGCCGCGGGGCTGTGCGTCCCTCTGCACAGCCCTGCACACCCGCCCTCGTAAGTCCCCATGCCGCCGTGCGTCAACCGTTGGCGCGCGCGCTGCAATGCCCCTCCGCCATACGGAGGAGAACTCGGATGAACGGAACGAAGTGGGATGTGCGTGTCCTGGCGATCGCGGGCGTGGGGCTCTTGGCGCTCGCAGCGGTGTTTCTCTGGAGGGACCTGCAGGTGCCCTCGGAGATGTTGCTCGGCGTGGTGGCGGTGGGCGCCGTGGGCCTCGCCGCTGCCGGTGTGCCCCGAGAGCGACCCCTGGCGGGGCCCATCCTCGTGCTCACCTCCGCGGTGCTCGGAGGCGCCTGGTACGCGGCCACCAAGTCCGGCCTGCTGCTCATCGGCCTGGCGGTGACGCTCGTCGCCGCGGCCTTCGCCGTCTGGCGCTCTCGGCGCTCGGCGGAGGAGCCCGATCGCGTCCAGTCCTTCCTCACCTGGTACGGCCTGACGGCGGCGGCCATCGCCGCGTCCTGGGCCTTCTACTTCCACTTCCTCACCCTGGGCTTCGCGGAGGATGACGTGGCCCGTCGCCTCGTGCTCACCCTGGGCTGGCTCGTCGCGGGCGTGGCCCTGGTGCTCCACGGTCGCAAGCGCGGCGAGGCCGTCATCCGCGACGCGGGCTTCGCCTTCGTCGCCATCTCCCTGGGCAAGGCGCTCATCTATGACACCACGCACCTCAGCGGCACGCTGCGCGTGGTGGGGCTGGCGGGCGCGGGCCTGCTAATGCTCGGTGGCGCATACCTCTCCACCCGCTCCACGGCCCGGAGCGCCTGA